One window of the Populus nigra chromosome 4, ddPopNigr1.1, whole genome shotgun sequence genome contains the following:
- the LOC133691963 gene encoding NAD kinase 2, chloroplastic-like isoform X3 produces MVLCLFHVPVIMNRLSTVAGILSSCSCSFKLNNRDTKLVGFGFELQRKERLKRKLKFVVSAELSKSLSVNLGLDSKNISQSHDLSQLPWIGPVPGDIAEVEAYCRIFRAAERLHAALMDTLCNPLTGECKISYDFPSEEKPLLEDKIVPVLGCILSLLNKGREDVLSGRSSIMNSFRAAEVSAMEGKLPPLAIFRSEMKRCCESLHVALENFLTPDDDRSLDVWRKLQRLKNVCYDSGFPRRDDYPCHMLFANWNAVYFSTSREDIISKNSEFAFWMGGQVTEEGLNWLLERGFKTIVDLRAEIIKDNFYKAAVDDAIAAGKVELIKIDVEDRTAPSMEQVEKFASLVSDSSKKPIYLHSKEGVRRTSAMVSRWRQYMTRSASLITTPRDKGLQDTNEKGGRQGPSFIGGGSHPRQENGSLSETLNKRHGSNGLSNGAVSPKDENGQSINETYNVHASVQDSIPLETVENKVGSVANISMEADPLKAQVPPCNFFSKAEMSKFFRSKKFKPPAYSNYQLKGFEKLHVSRTASVETFQKVDGTDPESRFVEAKRSNGLVSGKMASSKPQSSPADSDKHLNGSSDASAGSGMGVFSGGERRFMTGNNVSTTVVENLTEHLARASIKDGGENNGVAYLSSSDDDLCTIEGNMCASATGVVRVQSRRKAEMFLVRTDGFSCTREQVTESSLAFTHPSTQQQMLMWKSMPKTVLLLKKLGQELLEEAKEVASFLYHQEKMNVLVEPDVHDIFARIPGFGFVQTFYSQDTSDLHEMVDFVACLGGDGVILHASNLFRGAFPPVVSFNLGSLGFLTSHYFEDYRQDLRQVIHGNNTLDGVYITLRMRLRCEIFRNGKAVPGKVFDILNEVVVDRGSNPYLSKIECYEHDRLITKVQGDGVIVATPTGSTAYSTSAGGSMLEDS; encoded by the exons ATGGTGCTATGTCTCTTCCATGTGCCTGTCATCATGAATAGGTTATCTACGGTCGCCGGAATATTATCGTCATGTTCGTGCTCCTTCAAGCTCAATAACAGAGACACCAAACTGGTGGGTTTTGGGTTTGAGTTGCAAAGAAAGGAGAGGTTAAAGAGAAAGCTTAAGTTTGTCGTCAGCGCGGAGTTATCCAAGTCTCTCTCTGTGAACTTGGGTTTGGACTCTAAG aacaTCAGCCAGTCTCATGATCTATCACAGTTGCCTTGGATTGGTCCAGTTCCCGGGGACATTGCAGAAGTCGAGGCTTATTGTAGAATATTTAGAGCAGCTGAACGGCTTCATGCTGCATTGATGGATACATTATGCAATCCATTGACTGGGGAGTGTAAAATTTCTTATGATTTTCCGTCAGAGGAAAAGCCATTATTGGAAGATAAAATAGTACCCGTGCTTGGCTGCATCCTATCGCTTTTGAACAAAGGAAGAGAAGATGTTCTTTCTGGAAGATCTTCCATCATGAATTCCTTTCGGGCTGCAGAAGTAAGTGCGATGGAGGGTAAACTCCCACCACTAGCCATTTTCAGGAGTGAGATGAAAAGGTGTTGTGAGAGTTTGCATGTTGCTCTTGAAAACTTTTTGACACCTGACGATGATCGAAGCCTGGATGTATGGAGGAAACTGCAGAGGCTGAAGAATGTATGCTATGATTCTGGGTTCCCCCGTCGTGATGATTATCCTTGTCATATGCTGTTTGCAAATTGGAATGCTGTTTATTTCTCCACTTCTAGAGAAGACATAATCTCCAAAAATTCCGAGTTTGCATTTTGGATGGGTGGGCAGGTAACGGAGGAAGGTTTAAATTGGTTGCTGGAGAGAGGATTCAAGACCATTGTAGATCTTAGAGCAGAAATTATTAAGGATAACTTCTACAAAGCAGCGGTAGATGATGCTATTGCAGCTGGGAAAGTTGAACTGATTAAAATTGATGTTGAAGATAGGACAGCTCCATCAATGGAGCAGGTTGAAAAGTTTGCATCTTTGGTTTCAGATAGCAGCAAAAAGCCCATATATCTCCACAGCAAGGAAGGAGTACGGAGAACTTCCGCTATGGTCTCCAGATGGAGGCAGTATATGACTCGCAGTGCATCTCTGATCACCACTCCAAGAGACAAGGGACTACAAGATACAAATGAAAAGGGAGGAAGGCAGGGACCTTCCTTCATTGGAGGGGGGTCCCACCCCAGACAGGAAAATGGATCTCTGTCGGAGACTTTGAATAAACGTCACGGTTCAAATGGATTATCTAATGGAGCTGTCTCTCCAAAGGATGAAAATGGTCAGAGCATTAATGAGACATACAATGTCCATGCCTCTGTTCAAGATTCTATTCCATTAGAAACGGTAGAAAACAAGGTAGGATCTGTTGCAAACATATCCATGGAAGCTGACCCTCTGAAGGCTCAGGTTCCTCCTTGCAATTTCTTTTCCAAAGCAGAGATGTCCAAATTTTTCAGaagtaaaaaattcaaacctCCAGCATACTCTAATTATCAGTTGAAAGGGTTTGAAAAGTTGCATGTTTCTAGAACGGCAAGTGTTGAGACATTCCAGAAAGTTGATGGTACTGATCCTGAGTCAAGGTTCGTGGAGGCAAAAAGATCCAATGGATTGGTCAGTGGTAAAATGGCATCTTCAAAGCCTCAGAGCTCACCTGCTGACAGTGACAAGCATCTGAATGGCAGCAGTGATGCTTCTGCTGGTTCAGGCATGGGTGTATTTAGTGGAGGGGAGAGGCGTTTCATGACTGGAAACAATGTCTCTACCACTgtggttgagaatttaactgAGCATCTTGCACGCGCATCAATCAAGGATGGTGGTGAAAACAATGGTGTTGCTTACTTATCCTCCAGTGATGATGACTTGTGCACAATTGAAGGAAACATGTGTGCTTCTGCAACTGGTGTTGTAAGGGTGCAGTCAAGAAGGAAAGCAGAGATGTTTCTTGTGCGGACAGATGGATTCTCCTGCACCAGAGAGCAGGTTACAGAATCTTCCCTGGCCTTCACTCATCCTAGCACCCAGCAACAGATGCTTATGTGGAAATCCATGCCAAAGACAGTACTATTGTTGAAGAAGCTGGGGCAAGAACTCTTGGAAGAAGCAAAAGAG GTTGCCTCCTTCTTGTACCACCAAGAGAAAATGAATGTTCTTGTTGAACCTGACGTTCATGACATATTTGCTAGAATTCCAGGGTTTGGATTTGTTCAGACCTTTTATAGTCAAGATACCAG TGATCTTCATGAGATGGTTGATTTCGTGGCTTGCTTGGGAGGAGATGGGGTTATATTACACGCATCAAATTTATTTCGAGGGGCGTTTCCACCTGTTGTGTCCTTTAATCTTGGATCTCTTGGATTTCTGACTTCCCATTAT tttgaaGACTACAGGCAGGACTTGAGACAGGTTATCCATGGGAATAACACCTTGGACGGTGTTTATATAACTCTTAGAATGCGCCTTCGGTGCGAAATCTTTCGCAATGGTAAAGCAGTGCCCGGGAAAGTATTTGATATCTTAAATGAGGTGGTTGTTGATCGGGGTTCTAATCCATATCTTTCCAAGATTGAATGCTATGAGCATGACCGACTTATAACCAAG GTGCAAGGTGATGGAGTCATAGTGGCTACACCTACAGGAAGTACTGCTTATTCCACATCTGCTGGAGGTTCCATG CTAGAGGATTCATAA